A section of the Desulfofalx alkaliphila DSM 12257 genome encodes:
- a CDS encoding DNA translocase FtsK, with translation MRVLQKIKDDLKYEITGIMLLALSLLGLASFYSTSLGAVGNFIGRVLLGICGEGRIIFPVLLGVFGVRLIMQRNRSTISVKVYGGVLLFFIVLTLLHIQYPVEEAFALGYQGLGGGLIGALFSYLLQHAFGQAGTYIILIAASLVALLLLTNRPLSDLTSDFVTKGKSRLTAAKDSLTNFLFTEVEEEVPAKGQNNNGNNQHEITYFANNSETDNAVQGKSQNSEGWVHSEAVIKIDESQSGINESESGDAEEPWNSRQAPVTYTQLSIDDVPRYQLPPLTLLSRPNQPKVGKGKKNINERVKTLESTMADFGINAKVTHVSMGPAITRFEIQPPSGVKVSRIVSLADDIALSMAAPDVRIEAPIPGKAAIGIEVPNDEISMVHLRDLLESREFVQSTSKLTIALGQDIAGNAVVADLSKMPHVLIAGATGAGKSVCLNTLIASILFKATPDEVKLMMIDPKMVELANYNGIPHLVSPVVTNAKKAATSLRWAVKEMERRYSLFAEMGVRDINRYNSIIKAQAPDKAQNRLPLIVIIIDELADLMMVAPADVEDAVCRLAQMARAAGIHLVVATQRPSVDVITGLIKANIPSRISFAVSSQVDSRTILDIAGAEKLLGKGDMLFFPVGAPKPVRLQGAFLSDKEVEDLVEFLKKQAKPHYNEEITKEEPLEDQSPPLEDELLPTAAKILIEQGQASISMLQRRLHIGYARAARLIDIMEQRGIVGGYEGSKPRAVLMTLEQYYQTFNDRQSPPES, from the coding sequence TTGCGAGTATTACAAAAAATCAAAGATGACCTTAAATATGAAATAACCGGAATTATGCTGTTGGCACTGTCACTGCTGGGCCTGGCAAGTTTTTACAGCACATCACTGGGTGCTGTCGGAAATTTTATTGGCAGGGTATTGCTTGGCATTTGTGGCGAGGGCCGAATAATTTTCCCGGTTTTACTGGGCGTTTTTGGAGTACGCTTAATAATGCAAAGAAACAGGTCAACAATATCAGTGAAGGTATACGGTGGAGTACTCTTGTTTTTTATTGTGCTCACCCTATTGCATATCCAATACCCGGTGGAAGAGGCCTTTGCCTTAGGTTATCAGGGTTTGGGTGGAGGGTTAATAGGTGCACTTTTTAGTTATTTGCTGCAACATGCCTTTGGCCAGGCCGGAACATACATTATATTAATTGCGGCCTCATTGGTAGCCTTGTTACTGTTAACCAACAGGCCACTGTCTGATTTGACCTCTGATTTTGTAACCAAAGGCAAATCAAGGTTGACGGCAGCCAAAGATTCATTGACAAATTTTTTATTTACTGAAGTTGAGGAAGAAGTGCCTGCAAAGGGACAAAATAATAACGGTAATAACCAACATGAAATTACATATTTCGCAAACAATAGTGAAACAGACAATGCTGTGCAAGGCAAATCCCAAAACAGTGAAGGGTGGGTTCACTCAGAAGCGGTTATTAAAATAGATGAAAGTCAATCTGGCATTAATGAATCAGAAAGTGGAGATGCTGAGGAGCCGTGGAATAGCCGGCAGGCACCTGTCACCTATACGCAGCTCTCTATAGATGATGTTCCACGATATCAGCTACCGCCTTTGACATTGTTATCGCGACCAAACCAGCCTAAGGTGGGAAAAGGAAAAAAGAATATAAATGAGCGCGTAAAAACCTTAGAAAGCACAATGGCAGACTTTGGTATTAATGCAAAGGTTACCCATGTATCAATGGGGCCGGCCATAACCAGGTTTGAAATTCAACCGCCCTCCGGTGTAAAAGTAAGTCGCATCGTTAGTTTGGCTGATGACATAGCTCTTTCAATGGCTGCCCCAGATGTGCGTATAGAGGCACCTATACCTGGCAAAGCAGCCATCGGTATCGAGGTGCCTAACGATGAGATATCTATGGTGCATTTGCGTGACCTGCTTGAAAGCAGGGAATTTGTTCAATCTACCTCAAAGTTGACCATTGCCTTAGGACAAGATATTGCAGGTAATGCAGTGGTTGCAGATTTAAGCAAGATGCCCCATGTCCTAATTGCAGGGGCAACGGGGGCAGGAAAAAGTGTTTGTTTGAATACTTTAATTGCCAGTATCTTGTTTAAAGCTACTCCCGATGAAGTTAAGTTGATGATGATTGACCCCAAAATGGTTGAGTTGGCAAACTACAACGGCATACCTCATCTGGTTTCTCCTGTGGTTACAAATGCTAAAAAAGCTGCAACTTCTCTGCGGTGGGCTGTGAAGGAGATGGAGCGCCGATATAGCTTATTTGCTGAAATGGGGGTACGGGATATTAACAGATACAATAGCATAATCAAAGCCCAGGCACCGGACAAGGCGCAAAATCGACTACCCCTAATCGTTATAATAATAGATGAATTGGCAGACTTGATGATGGTTGCACCCGCTGACGTGGAAGATGCGGTATGTCGCTTAGCTCAGATGGCCCGGGCTGCCGGTATACACTTGGTGGTGGCCACACAGCGGCCATCTGTTGATGTTATAACCGGCTTGATAAAGGCTAATATTCCTTCCCGAATATCCTTTGCGGTGTCATCGCAGGTTGACTCGCGTACTATCTTGGATATTGCCGGAGCGGAGAAACTGCTGGGTAAAGGAGATATGCTGTTTTTCCCGGTGGGAGCCCCTAAACCTGTGAGATTGCAGGGTGCCTTTCTTTCAGACAAGGAAGTGGAAGATTTAGTGGAATTTTTAAAGAAACAGGCAAAGCCGCATTACAATGAAGAAATAACCAAAGAAGAACCCCTAGAGGACCAGTCACCTCCCCTGGAGGATGAGCTTTTGCCTACAGCTGCAAAAATATTAATAGAACAGGGACAGGCATCAATATCCATGTTACAGCGGCGGTTACATATCGGTTATGCCCGGGCAGCCAGGCTAATAGATATTATGGAACAACGGGGCATCGTGGGCGGCTATGAAGGCAGCAAACCCCGTGCGGTATTGATGACACTGGAGCAGTACTATCAAACCTTTAATGACCGGCAATCTCCTCCGGAGAGTTAA
- the rimO gene encoding 30S ribosomal protein S12 methylthiotransferase RimO → MTKKKVAVVSLGCAKNLVDTENMLGLMCESGYEVTTDESQAQILLVNTCGFIESAKEESIQAILNLAQHKKTTDAKLIVAGCLAQRYKDEIMEQMPEIDAIVGTGNIKEIVDVVEKTLKGQRVNTVKEPGFDLDNYIPRVISIPGHSAYVKIAEGCNNRCAYCAIPSIRGKYRSKPMEIIEEEVRELVNGGIVEIILVAQDTTLYGIDLYGDYKLSELLNRLAKIEQLKWLRVMYCYPTHFMDDLIKTIAETPKVCKYIDLPLQHASDTVLCRMNRRGKVQQIKNLIAKIRANIPDVTLRTSFIVGFPGETEEDFAQLLSFMEEIRFDRVGVFKYSLEEDTPAYEMPNQVDEKTKEERYHRAMALQQKISLNKNREKIGRIIEVLVEGEVPDEPGTYVGRSQGDAPEVDGIVYFKAGKKVEYGELVQIKITDSAEYDLMGVLI, encoded by the coding sequence ATGACAAAAAAGAAAGTTGCAGTGGTTAGCTTAGGTTGTGCTAAAAATCTGGTGGATACCGAAAATATGTTAGGTCTTATGTGCGAAAGCGGCTATGAAGTAACCACCGATGAAAGCCAAGCCCAAATACTATTGGTAAATACCTGTGGGTTTATTGAGTCTGCTAAGGAAGAATCAATCCAAGCTATATTAAACCTTGCACAACATAAAAAAACCACAGACGCAAAACTCATCGTAGCAGGATGTTTGGCGCAAAGATACAAGGACGAAATAATGGAGCAAATGCCAGAGATAGATGCCATTGTGGGCACAGGAAACATTAAAGAAATAGTGGATGTGGTCGAAAAAACATTGAAAGGCCAACGGGTTAACACCGTAAAAGAACCGGGTTTCGACCTTGATAATTATATCCCCCGTGTTATTTCAATCCCTGGACACAGTGCATATGTGAAAATAGCCGAAGGGTGTAATAACCGCTGTGCCTATTGTGCTATACCGAGCATTAGGGGTAAGTACCGCAGCAAACCAATGGAAATAATAGAAGAAGAGGTTCGTGAACTTGTTAATGGGGGTATAGTAGAGATTATCTTGGTGGCCCAAGATACCACCCTTTATGGCATTGATCTTTACGGAGATTACAAGCTATCTGAATTACTCAACAGACTGGCTAAAATAGAGCAATTAAAATGGTTAAGGGTTATGTATTGTTATCCCACGCACTTTATGGATGACCTTATAAAAACCATTGCCGAAACACCTAAGGTGTGCAAGTACATAGATTTACCGCTACAACATGCTTCTGATACCGTACTGTGCAGAATGAACCGTAGAGGAAAGGTGCAGCAGATAAAAAATTTAATTGCAAAAATAAGGGCAAATATTCCTGACGTTACTTTACGCACCTCATTTATAGTGGGCTTTCCCGGTGAAACAGAAGAAGATTTTGCGCAATTGTTATCATTTATGGAAGAAATAAGATTTGATCGGGTGGGTGTATTTAAATACTCATTGGAAGAGGATACCCCTGCCTATGAAATGCCAAATCAAGTGGATGAAAAAACAAAAGAAGAAAGATACCATCGTGCCATGGCTTTGCAACAGAAAATATCCCTTAATAAAAACAGGGAAAAAATCGGAAGGATTATAGAAGTTTTGGTGGAAGGTGAAGTGCCGGATGAGCCCGGCACCTATGTGGGAAGAAGCCAAGGAGATGCTCCGGAAGTTGATGGAATAGTTTACTTTAAGGCAGGAAAAAAGGTAGAATATGGCGAACTGGTACAAATCAAAATTACAGACTCTGCTGAATACGACCTGATGGGAGTTTTGATATAA
- a CDS encoding DEAD/DEAH box helicase produces the protein MRIEKHKAYFGNLKINRRIYQSLVNMGFEEPTPIQVKAVPVIQSGKDVVGQAQTGTGKTAAFGIPIVDNLDIKKTKVQALVVTPTRELAIQVAEEISRIGQLLRVRTLPIYGGQSINRQVRSLQRGVQVVIGTPGRLLDHLRRGTLKLDNVKTVVLDEADEMLDMGFIDDITSLLDATPTDRQTLMFSATISEDIKRLAKRYMNQPESVAVSQQNITVPQIEQIYYESSEKDKMDVLCRLLDSLDIKQSIIFCRTKRGVDQLVAGLNARGFSAEGLHGDMTQYHRNSVMRKFKKLGLELLVATDVAARGLDIENVTHVINFDIPQDTEFYVHRIGRTGRAGRSGVAITIITPKDYRQLRTIERLTGTKIKRGKLPSAEDLAEIQREAVIKRMQQIIENGGLTFYRSIAESLAEEYTPMDVAAAALRLSLDLELGETAEEEGRPFGATGAKHGMVRLFITIGRQEKISPLELIKAISDESGIPGDLIGDIDIYEKFSFFEVPEDWGNCVLNCLDRQIIKGRRVIVQPAKGRNN, from the coding sequence ATGAGAATAGAAAAACACAAGGCCTACTTTGGCAATTTAAAAATAAATCGGCGAATATATCAGTCGCTGGTGAATATGGGTTTTGAAGAACCCACTCCCATTCAGGTCAAAGCTGTGCCGGTAATACAAAGTGGTAAGGACGTGGTGGGCCAGGCCCAAACCGGAACCGGGAAAACCGCTGCTTTCGGTATTCCAATAGTTGACAATTTAGATATAAAGAAAACAAAAGTACAGGCTTTAGTGGTTACCCCCACCAGGGAGTTGGCTATTCAAGTGGCTGAAGAAATTTCCAGAATAGGCCAATTGTTAAGGGTGCGAACCTTACCTATTTATGGGGGGCAATCCATTAACCGTCAGGTACGTTCACTGCAAAGGGGCGTGCAGGTGGTAATCGGTACCCCTGGCAGACTATTAGATCATTTGCGCAGGGGAACGCTCAAATTAGATAATGTAAAAACGGTGGTATTGGATGAAGCTGACGAAATGTTAGATATGGGGTTTATTGATGATATCACATCATTGTTGGATGCCACCCCGACAGACAGACAGACCTTGATGTTTTCAGCCACCATATCTGAAGATATTAAGAGACTTGCTAAACGATATATGAATCAACCGGAGTCAGTGGCGGTAAGCCAGCAAAATATTACCGTTCCCCAAATTGAACAAATTTACTATGAATCCAGCGAAAAAGATAAAATGGATGTGCTATGTAGACTGCTGGATAGTTTAGATATAAAACAATCGATAATTTTTTGCCGTACCAAAAGGGGTGTAGACCAGTTGGTTGCAGGCTTAAATGCCAGGGGTTTTTCTGCCGAAGGATTACACGGGGACATGACCCAGTACCATCGCAACAGCGTGATGAGAAAATTTAAAAAATTAGGTTTGGAACTGCTTGTGGCAACAGACGTGGCGGCACGGGGACTGGATATTGAAAACGTTACCCATGTAATAAACTTTGATATTCCCCAAGATACTGAGTTTTATGTACATAGAATCGGCCGTACCGGTAGGGCAGGGCGCAGTGGTGTTGCAATTACAATTATCACCCCTAAGGATTATCGACAGTTAAGAACTATTGAAAGGTTAACAGGCACCAAGATAAAGCGCGGCAAACTACCCTCCGCTGAGGATTTGGCGGAAATCCAACGGGAAGCAGTTATAAAAAGAATGCAGCAAATCATTGAAAACGGTGGTTTAACATTTTATCGCTCTATTGCAGAATCATTGGCTGAAGAATATACCCCAATGGATGTGGCCGCAGCGGCACTTAGATTGTCCTTGGATTTGGAATTAGGAGAAACTGCCGAAGAAGAAGGTAGGCCTTTCGGAGCAACAGGAGCAAAACATGGCATGGTGCGTCTATTTATTACCATCGGCAGACAAGAAAAAATATCACCATTGGAATTGATAAAAGCCATTTCTGATGAATCAGGAATACCGGGGGATTTGATAGGAGATATAGATATTTACGAAAAATTTTCCTTCTTTGAAGTACCCGAGGATTGGGGAAATTGTGTATTAAATTGTTTAGATAGGCAAATTATTAAGGGACGCCGTGTTATTGTACAACCTGCAAAGGGGCGAAACAATTAA
- a CDS encoding competence/damage-inducible protein A has product MKAELIFTGTELLLGQVLNTHGRYLGRRLSDLGIEVILHTTVGDDWERMASVFKQALQRSDIIITTGGLGPTSDDLTKETIAEVLGLSMVLHEESLASIKQFFTSRDNKMPDSNLKQAYFPEGANVIPNPCGTAPGAIIETKDGRVVIILPGPPWELEAMCEGSVVSYLASLEGRGDVTRFTTLKLTGIREDDVQDLLNDLDGVNNPEISYIARPGEVHVRISAHAKTAQQADKLVKPLADEVTKRLKPYIFAMDDERIDFVVGELLRKKDMTIAVAESCTAGMVESRLCDMAGCSKYLIGGVVCYSSMVKEKILGIDPKGLAEHGAVSEWAAKAMAENVRSMLKSDLGLAVTGVAGPTSSENKPIGLVYIALATPEGTQCREYKMPGRRMAIRQGAVNASLKMVRHYLEGT; this is encoded by the coding sequence ATGAAAGCAGAGCTCATCTTTACAGGAACGGAATTACTTTTAGGGCAAGTATTAAACACTCACGGCCGGTATTTAGGGCGCAGACTGTCTGATTTGGGTATTGAGGTTATACTGCATACCACCGTCGGCGATGATTGGGAGCGTATGGCAAGTGTCTTTAAACAGGCTTTACAGCGATCAGATATAATTATCACTACCGGAGGTTTAGGACCTACCTCTGATGACTTAACTAAGGAAACTATAGCTGAAGTGTTGGGTTTAAGCATGGTATTACATGAGGAGTCTTTGGCATCGATAAAACAATTTTTCACAAGCAGAGATAACAAGATGCCGGATAGTAATCTAAAGCAAGCATATTTTCCTGAGGGCGCAAATGTAATACCAAATCCATGTGGAACAGCACCTGGAGCCATTATTGAAACTAAAGACGGCAGGGTGGTAATTATATTACCGGGCCCACCCTGGGAACTGGAAGCAATGTGTGAAGGTTCGGTGGTTTCCTATTTAGCGTCTTTAGAAGGGCGTGGTGACGTAACACGATTTACAACTTTAAAACTAACAGGCATAAGGGAGGACGATGTTCAGGATTTATTGAATGACCTGGATGGTGTAAACAACCCGGAAATATCCTATATTGCACGTCCCGGCGAAGTTCATGTTCGTATTAGTGCACATGCAAAAACAGCCCAGCAAGCTGATAAACTGGTTAAACCCCTTGCCGATGAGGTAACAAAGCGGCTAAAACCATACATTTTCGCCATGGATGATGAAAGAATTGATTTTGTTGTGGGTGAGTTATTAAGAAAAAAAGATATGACCATTGCCGTTGCAGAATCATGTACTGCTGGGATGGTTGAATCTCGCCTTTGTGATATGGCCGGATGTTCAAAATATTTAATTGGTGGGGTTGTTTGTTACAGCTCCATGGTAAAAGAAAAAATTCTAGGCATTGACCCCAAAGGTTTGGCTGAGCACGGGGCAGTCAGTGAATGGGCTGCCAAAGCAATGGCGGAAAATGTGCGCAGCATGCTTAAGTCTGATTTGGGTCTGGCTGTCACAGGAGTGGCAGGGCCTACGTCAAGTGAAAATAAACCCATCGGATTGGTATATATTGCCTTGGCTACGCCCGAAGGTACCCAATGTCGGGAATATAAAATGCCCGGACGACGCATGGCTATCCGCCAAGGCGCGGTTAACGCATCTTTAAAAATGGTTCGCCATTATTTAGAGGGTACATAG
- the mnmH gene encoding tRNA 2-selenouridine(34) synthase MnmH → MYKDITIEEALKISNACYIDLRSEIEYDEDTLPGAVNLPLFNSEERARIGTLFKNEGEERAKQLGLELAGPKLKDLYLEIKERSKNKVPVIFCWRGGMRSQFVAAVLSSLGVNFVRIIGGYKSYRRWVFNYLNQEELPHKAVVLHGLTGVGKTHVLEKLEKKGAPVLDLEGLACNRGSVFGNINMPPSPGQKKFESLIVDKLETFAPSKYFIVECEGKRLGNLLVPQVITKKINSGYKILLYAKLSTRVNRIIEDYTVGLNHNIKELQISTTRLAKRLGWKKVEEINLLLEEENFTEAFSYLLTFYYDPLYKYPQQPDENYNLCVECEDLDQAAEEIYQHIKKLPGYNDVRNRR, encoded by the coding sequence ATGTATAAAGATATTACTATAGAAGAGGCATTAAAAATTAGCAATGCCTGCTACATAGATTTACGTTCAGAAATAGAATACGACGAAGACACTCTGCCGGGTGCAGTAAACTTACCTCTCTTTAACAGCGAAGAAAGAGCCCGCATTGGCACCCTATTCAAGAATGAAGGGGAGGAAAGGGCAAAACAACTGGGTCTAGAATTGGCAGGACCTAAGCTGAAAGACCTTTACCTAGAAATAAAGGAAAGGTCTAAAAATAAAGTGCCGGTTATTTTTTGTTGGAGAGGGGGAATGCGCAGCCAGTTTGTGGCTGCTGTATTATCTAGCTTAGGTGTTAACTTTGTAAGAATTATAGGCGGGTATAAATCATACAGAAGATGGGTATTTAATTACCTTAATCAAGAAGAACTGCCCCATAAGGCAGTGGTTTTACACGGTTTAACCGGGGTTGGTAAAACCCATGTTTTAGAGAAGTTAGAAAAAAAGGGAGCTCCTGTGTTAGATTTAGAGGGCTTAGCCTGCAACAGGGGTTCAGTATTTGGCAATATAAATATGCCCCCTTCACCGGGACAAAAAAAATTTGAATCTTTAATTGTAGATAAATTAGAAACCTTTGCGCCAAGTAAATATTTTATAGTTGAATGCGAAGGAAAAAGACTAGGTAATTTACTGGTACCGCAGGTGATAACAAAAAAAATAAATAGCGGTTATAAAATACTTTTATACGCAAAACTAAGCACTAGGGTAAACAGGATTATAGAGGATTATACCGTTGGCCTAAATCACAATATAAAGGAACTGCAAATATCTACCACAAGGTTAGCTAAAAGATTGGGGTGGAAAAAGGTAGAAGAAATAAACCTGTTATTAGAAGAAGAAAATTTTACAGAGGCATTTAGCTATCTTTTAACATTTTACTATGATCCTCTATATAAATACCCTCAACAACCGGACGAAAACTATAATCTATGTGTAGAATGTGAAGATCTTGACCAAGCGGCCGAAGAAATATATCAGCATATTAAAAAACTACCAGGGTACAATGATGTAAGGAACAGGAGGTGA
- the pgsA gene encoding CDP-diacylglycerol--glycerol-3-phosphate 3-phosphatidyltransferase, whose product MNLPNRLTLARIFLVPVFLLVVTTKLPYGDLLAAAVFILAASTDGLDGYFARKNKMVTRFGKVMDPLADKLLVTAALVSLVGLQRLSPWVAVIIIGREFAVSGLRTMAASEGTVIAASKLGKYKTVSQIIAIVVMFIPQLPYYSVLGNLAMTVAVVFTIWSGIDYFAKNWQAIKKGGL is encoded by the coding sequence ATGAACTTACCTAACCGCCTGACACTTGCCAGGATATTTTTAGTACCGGTTTTTTTACTGGTTGTAACGACTAAATTGCCCTATGGCGACTTACTGGCCGCTGCAGTTTTTATACTGGCAGCAAGCACCGACGGATTAGACGGCTACTTTGCCAGAAAAAACAAAATGGTAACCAGGTTTGGAAAAGTTATGGATCCTCTGGCTGACAAACTGCTGGTAACAGCTGCCCTGGTCAGTCTTGTGGGATTGCAGCGTTTGTCCCCATGGGTGGCAGTAATCATAATTGGGCGCGAATTTGCAGTGTCGGGATTGAGGACAATGGCTGCTTCAGAGGGTACTGTTATTGCTGCAAGTAAATTGGGTAAATACAAAACAGTTAGCCAGATTATTGCCATTGTAGTAATGTTTATTCCACAACTCCCTTACTACTCTGTGTTAGGTAATCTTGCTATGACAGTCGCAGTGGTGTTTACCATTTGGTCCGGTATAGACTACTTTGCCAAGAATTGGCAGGCAATTAAAAAGGGCGGGCTTTAA
- a CDS encoding AAA family ATPase has translation MIKEISLGLALAVIIFSIVAGYNILPLVILALAGGVLYFIAQSRGLVKSFESSDKPNTKVNFEHIGGQKTAIKELKEALDFIRNYKEITLLGIRPLKGILLTGPPGTGKTLLAKAAANYTDAVFLATSGSEFVEMYAGVGAQRVRKLFKTAREKASKLGKNNAIIFVDEVETLGAKRGQNSSHMEYDQTLNELLVQMDGLKADESVRILVIAATNRADMLDPALMRPGRFDRQVKVELPDRQGRLEILKIHVRNKPLADDVDLNNLAKETFGFSGAHLESLANEAAIFAMRENCKQIHYRHFHEAVDKVIMGEKLNRRPSSEELHRVAVHETGHALICELLRPGAVSTLTVTPRGGALGYMRQHNEEEMYLYTKDYLENQIAVMLAGAMAEEQIIGNRSTGSANDFEKAFKTAENIIKTGLSDIGIVSWDNLSQDRKFKEVKKILEQQEKRVEGYIKQHIEEINNTVTLLLEQEKLTGDEFRKIINKKVA, from the coding sequence ATGATTAAAGAAATAAGTTTAGGCCTTGCCCTTGCAGTAATAATATTTTCCATAGTTGCAGGGTATAACATTTTACCTTTAGTTATATTGGCTTTGGCAGGGGGGGTGCTATACTTCATAGCACAGTCCAGAGGTTTAGTTAAAAGTTTTGAAAGCTCTGATAAGCCAAACACCAAAGTGAACTTTGAGCATATCGGGGGGCAGAAAACCGCCATAAAAGAGCTAAAAGAAGCATTAGATTTTATAAGAAATTATAAAGAAATCACATTGCTAGGAATTCGCCCCTTAAAAGGTATACTGCTCACCGGTCCTCCGGGTACCGGCAAAACCTTGTTGGCTAAAGCTGCGGCCAATTATACCGACGCAGTGTTTTTGGCAACCTCAGGTTCAGAGTTTGTAGAGATGTATGCCGGAGTTGGTGCCCAAAGGGTACGAAAACTTTTTAAAACTGCCCGGGAAAAAGCCAGTAAACTGGGTAAAAATAATGCAATTATATTTGTAGACGAAGTTGAAACACTGGGGGCTAAACGCGGTCAAAACAGCAGCCACATGGAGTATGATCAAACTCTAAACGAGTTATTGGTTCAGATGGATGGGCTAAAAGCCGATGAATCTGTAAGAATATTGGTTATTGCGGCCACCAACAGGGCTGATATGCTTGACCCTGCTTTAATGCGCCCTGGGCGCTTTGACCGTCAAGTTAAAGTAGAGCTCCCAGACCGTCAAGGTCGTTTAGAAATATTGAAAATTCATGTCCGCAACAAACCGTTGGCAGATGACGTTGATTTAAACAACTTAGCCAAGGAAACTTTTGGTTTTTCAGGGGCACATTTAGAGAGTCTTGCCAATGAAGCAGCTATCTTTGCCATGCGTGAAAACTGTAAGCAGATACACTATCGCCATTTTCATGAAGCAGTTGATAAGGTAATTATGGGGGAAAAGTTGAACCGACGCCCCTCATCAGAGGAATTACACAGGGTTGCCGTGCACGAGACAGGGCACGCATTGATATGCGAGTTACTTCGGCCAGGAGCGGTATCAACCCTTACAGTTACACCTCGGGGAGGAGCTTTAGGATATATGCGGCAGCACAATGAAGAAGAAATGTATTTATATACCAAAGATTACCTGGAAAATCAAATCGCAGTTATGTTAGCAGGGGCGATGGCTGAAGAACAGATAATTGGTAACCGCAGTACCGGTTCAGCCAATGATTTTGAAAAGGCCTTTAAAACAGCAGAAAATATTATCAAAACCGGTCTTAGTGACATAGGTATAGTGTCTTGGGATAACCTTTCACAAGACCGGAAGTTTAAAGAGGTTAAAAAAATTCTTGAACAACAAGAAAAGAGAGTGGAAGGGTATATTAAACAGCATATAGAAGAAATTAATAATACAGTAACTCTACTTTTGGAACAAGAAAAATTGACCGGTGATGAATTTAGAAAAATTATTAACAAAAAGGTGGCATAA
- a CDS encoding zinc ribbon domain-containing protein — MHYLSFLIFFLAGIYTVWDSLQRGRSHISSLLWGMGVTFLFFVFFPLHLATRPKLSKKSTIDVTDDIEVACPKCHHYYKPNANFCPNCGWHIKGDE, encoded by the coding sequence TTGCACTATCTTAGCTTTTTAATTTTTTTCTTAGCCGGCATATATACAGTTTGGGACTCTTTACAAAGGGGACGCTCTCACATTTCATCCCTGCTATGGGGCATGGGCGTTACCTTTCTGTTTTTTGTGTTTTTCCCACTGCATCTGGCCACCCGTCCTAAATTAAGCAAAAAAAGCACCATTGATGTTACCGATGATATTGAAGTGGCCTGCCCCAAATGCCACCATTATTATAAACCAAATGCTAATTTTTGCCCAAACTGCGGCTGGCATATAAAAGGCGATGAATAG
- a CDS encoding helix-turn-helix domain-containing protein — translation MDVGNRLRESRLAQGYSLEQVEEATKIRSKYIEALENEEYHLLPGEVYVVAFMRNYAKYLGLDDEELVQQYRAQQSPPTPEISQEDYTEKPKRRKRREIRRKPRKGKPRTLSYVIVASIIFLAVIAFAAMNSDKSSKPDTAQQPGVGQEDRLPDTDIGEQDDNDGLDGNLPNEDPDQPQQVELVLSVVEDRCWMNIEVDGQTEFSGIASAGEIKEFIGQERIYIELGNAGVVEVQLNGENLGTLAPRNHVYRTEFTVQQG, via the coding sequence TTGGATGTTGGCAACCGTTTAAGGGAATCGAGACTTGCCCAAGGGTATTCACTTGAACAAGTGGAAGAGGCCACAAAAATAAGGTCCAAATATATAGAAGCTCTGGAAAATGAAGAATATCATTTATTACCCGGTGAGGTATATGTGGTAGCCTTTATGCGTAATTATGCTAAATACTTAGGGTTAGATGATGAAGAATTGGTGCAGCAATACAGGGCTCAACAATCTCCACCTACGCCGGAAATATCCCAGGAAGATTATACGGAAAAACCAAAAAGACGTAAAAGAAGAGAAATAAGACGAAAACCCAGAAAAGGCAAGCCTCGCACTTTATCCTATGTCATTGTGGCCTCAATAATTTTTTTAGCCGTCATTGCGTTTGCCGCTATGAATTCAGATAAATCATCAAAGCCCGACACTGCCCAACAGCCAGGGGTGGGCCAGGAGGACAGGCTGCCCGATACTGATATAGGAGAACAGGATGACAATGATGGATTGGATGGCAACTTACCCAATGAAGATCCTGATCAACCGCAACAGGTTGAGTTGGTTTTAAGTGTAGTGGAAGATCGGTGTTGGATGAATATAGAAGTGGATGGTCAAACAGAGTTTTCCGGCATTGCCAGTGCCGGAGAAATAAAGGAGTTTATTGGACAAGAACGAATATATATAGAGTTAGGCAACGCAGGGGTGGTGGAAGTACAGTTAAACGGGGAAAATTTAGGTACTCTGGCTCCTAGGAATCATGTATATAGAACGGAATTTACAGTACAGCAGGGTTAA